One Amblyomma americanum isolate KBUSLIRL-KWMA chromosome 8, ASM5285725v1, whole genome shotgun sequence DNA window includes the following coding sequences:
- the LOC144101718 gene encoding uncharacterized protein LOC144101718 isoform X1, giving the protein MRTTTCCLLLAAAFFAVACADSPDIHPTCRLDDRRLKTVVACVKRNGGVAIIDKLNAARDRLRCPDIECGVRKICIKNNGSLATHTTKEFFTDEEKAIVRSLFATCHDES; this is encoded by the exons ATGCGAACAACGACGTGTTGCCTCCTGCTCGCCGCCGCTTTTTTCGCGGTTGCCTGCGCCGATTCACCCGACATTCATCCCACCTGCC GGCTCGACGACAGGAGGCTCAAGACTGTGGTCGCCTGCGTGAAACGCAACGGCGGTGTTGCG ATCATCGACAAACTGAACGCAGCACGCGATCGCCTCCGGTGTCCCGACATCGAATGCGGTGTGCGCAAAATCTGCATAAAAAACAACGGAAGTTTG GCGACGCACACTACTAAGGAGTTCTTCACG GACGAAGAAAAAGCGATCGTCCGCAGCCTCTTCGCCACTTGCCACGATGAATCTTGA
- the LOC144101718 gene encoding uncharacterized protein LOC144101718 isoform X3, whose amino-acid sequence MRTTTCCLLLAAAFFAVACADSPDIHPTCRLDDRRLKTVVACVKRNGGVAATHTTKEFFTDEEKAIVRSLFATCHDES is encoded by the exons ATGCGAACAACGACGTGTTGCCTCCTGCTCGCCGCCGCTTTTTTCGCGGTTGCCTGCGCCGATTCACCCGACATTCATCCCACCTGCC GGCTCGACGACAGGAGGCTCAAGACTGTGGTCGCCTGCGTGAAACGCAACGGCGGTGTTGCG GCGACGCACACTACTAAGGAGTTCTTCACG GACGAAGAAAAAGCGATCGTCCGCAGCCTCTTCGCCACTTGCCACGATGAATCTTGA
- the LOC144101718 gene encoding uncharacterized protein LOC144101718 isoform X2, whose translation MRTTTCCLLLAAAFFAVACADSPDIHPTCRLDDRRLKTVVACVKRNGGVAIIDKLNAARDRLRCPDIECGVRKICIKNNGSLDEEKAIVRSLFATCHDES comes from the exons ATGCGAACAACGACGTGTTGCCTCCTGCTCGCCGCCGCTTTTTTCGCGGTTGCCTGCGCCGATTCACCCGACATTCATCCCACCTGCC GGCTCGACGACAGGAGGCTCAAGACTGTGGTCGCCTGCGTGAAACGCAACGGCGGTGTTGCG ATCATCGACAAACTGAACGCAGCACGCGATCGCCTCCGGTGTCCCGACATCGAATGCGGTGTGCGCAAAATCTGCATAAAAAACAACGGAAGTTTG GACGAAGAAAAAGCGATCGTCCGCAGCCTCTTCGCCACTTGCCACGATGAATCTTGA